The sequence GTTTGCCGTTGGTATGAACGTGCGGCGTGGGGACTATTTTACAGGGACGGCAATCTTTGTGGGAGTGATCAGCGTGTTGTCGGCGCTCGCGCAAACGTTTTTTGCCTTTGTGGAGAAAGAGTGGGCCAACTATTGGGGCAGCGGACTCCACTTCTTTCATTTTCCCTACCTGAGTGATGGAAACGTGCTGAAGCAATTCATTGTAATCCTGCTCACGTTGCTCATGTTTAACGTTTGGGGATTCTTCCTCGGCTCTTTGCACTTCCGCTTTCGCGCTCCGGGAGTGATGATATTCTTTGCGGCTTTGCTAGTTATAATCGGGGTATTCTTCTCTCTTCCCGGCTGGTATCCGCGGTTAGACGCGGTATGGGATTGGCTGTATGTCCGAACGGCCTTCGAACTGGCGTTATGGCAGATACCGGTCATTGTACTACTTGGCGTCGCTTCCCGGGCTCTGCTTCGGAAGGCAGAGTTGTAAGAGTTGATTGATCTCCTACAGCAGCTTTAAGATCTGCAATATGCGAGAATTATTATAAATAGCCGGAAAAATATAAATCTTAGGCCTCTTAGTCCTGAAGTATGGGAAAGAGGCTTTTTATTTTTTGACTCTATGAATATTTATGAACATTTTATTAAATTTAATAATGAAATCGTTATCAGTTTACAGCTAGTGTGAGAAATTTTACATAAAAAATACGTGTAGTTTATATTTTCCTGCTAGATTGGGATTTTTTTCTGTGATAAGATATCGCGGAAGTAGTTTAATTGATAGGAGGATTACTAGATGATGTGGAAGAAACGATGGAACAAGCCTCTCGCTTCTGTGCTGGCAACGGCCGTACTCTCGGCTCAGGTGCTTGGCGGATTCGTTGCCGGGGCATTTTGGAGTACGGACAAGGCGGAAGCTGCTGATGCCGGGGGCTCTTCACTGCCTTTAATTGACCTGCGGTTAATGAGCACGACGGATGTGCATACGAATGTATACGGCTGGGATTATTTCAAGAATGCGACGTCCTCTTCAGTCGGACTTGCGCGGACAGCGACCTTGATCAATACAGCGAGAAGTGAGCAACCGAACAACCTGCTGCTCGACAACGGGGACCTGATCCAGGGAACGCCGCTCGGTACATATGAGGCGAAGATTGAGCCGGTGACTCAGTCGGTCTACGATTCCAAGCCCCATCCGATGATTGCCGCCATGAATATCCTGGGATACGATGCGGCGACCTTCGGCAATCATGAGTTTAACTACGGTCTGGATTTCCTGGATCGGGTGGTCAACGGCAGCTCCACAGACGCTGCTAACACCAAAGCTAATTTTCCTTATATCAATGCGAATATTTATAAGCCGGACGGCGTAACGAACTATTTTAAACCTTATGAATTGATCACCAAGACGGTAAAAGACACGAGTGGACAAGACCAAACGATTAAAGTCGGCCTGCTCGGTCTGGTAACCCCCCAGATTATGGATTGGGACAAGGCCAATCTGGAAGGCAAGGTCGTGACCAAAGGCATTGTTGAAACCGCAGAAAAGTTTGTCCCTGAAATAAAAGCAGCCGGGGCCGACGTCATTGTGGTCATGGCGCATACCGGTTTCGATGCTGCAGCGGCAGGACCAAACGCCGAAAATGCCATCAGCGAGCTGAGTCAGGTTCCAGGCATTGACGCGATTACCTTCTCACACACCCACAAGGTATTCCCGACGAATTGGGATACTACGAAGCTGGATGCATCTTTTATAGATCCGGCAACCAAGCAGCCTTACAGCTATATTGACAATGTGAACGGCCATATCCACGGTGTTCCGGCTGTGCAGGCCGGTTACGGCGGCGGCTATCTGGGCCTTATTGATCTCAAAATCACTAAAGATGGCAGCGGAAAATGGGTGGTTGACAAGACGGCTTCCAAAGCTTCAACCCGGTCTGCCAAGGATGTTCCGGAGGATCCCGCCATTTTGGCTACCGTAGGGGGCGATCATCAGGCTACGATTGATTACACCGGCACACCGCTCGGTACGACAACGGCTCCGATGAACAGCTACTTTGCCCTGGTACAGGACGATCCGACCGTTCAAATCGTGACGTATTCGCAAAAACGTTATGTTGAGAACCTGATCAACACCGACCCTTCCCTGGCACCATATAAAGGCCTGCCGATTCTCAGCGTAGGCGCTCCTTTCAAGGCTGGACGCAACGGCCCTGGCGAATATACAAGCATTGACGCCGGTCCGCTGACGATCCGCAGCGCGAGCGATCTGTATCTGTACGACAACACGCTGAAAGTAATCAAGGTCAAAGGCTCGGTCGTCAAGGAATGGCTGGAAATGAGCGCAGGCGCGTTTAACCGCATCAAACCGGCGATTTCCACGCCTCAACCCCTGCTGAATCCGAAATTTGCCGTATTTAACTTCGACGTAATTGACGGCATCAAATACAAAATCGACGTAACCAAGAACGCTAAATACAATACGGACGGCACGATCAATGACCCGACATCCAGCCGGGTGGTCGAAGTGACCTATAACGATCAGCCGCTAGATCTGAATCAGGATTTCATCGTCGTTACGAACAACTACCGCGCGAGCGGCGGGGGTAACTTCCCTGGCGTCAAAGGCTCCACGATGATCATGGACACCCAAACCGAGAACCGTCAGGTTCTGATGGATTATATCAAAGAGGCCGGAGCGATTGACCCGACCGCCGACAACAACTGGTCCCTGGCTCCGATCAAGGGCAATGTCAATGTTACCTTTACATCGTCGCCTGACGCCAAAAATGTTCTTCCTGGCAACATTACGTATGGCGGTGCGCAGGATTCTAAAGGTTTCGGCATCTACAACCTGAACCTGAAAGAAACGGTTCCCGCTCCTACCGAGGACGTTGAAGTTCATTTGATCGGCATCAACGACTTCCACGGCCAACTTGACACGACTTCCGTTGTCAGCGGCAAGAATGTAGGAACGGCTGCGGTTCTCTCGACTTACTTGAAGCAAGCTCGCGCGAAATATACGAACTCCCTGCTGTTCCATAATGGAGACTCCGTTGGCGCATCGGCTCCGGTATCCTCGCTTGAGCGTGACGAGCCGACGATTGAATGGATGAACCTGATGGGATTCGATGTCGGTTCCTTGGGCAACCATGAGTTTGACCAAGGCGTTGAAGCGCTGAAGACGCAGCTCTACGGCGGAGCAGACCCTAAGAACAACAAAGTTGTTCACGGCGGCACGGATTTTGATTATGTCAATGCCAATGCGGTAGACAGCAAGACCGGCACACCGATTATCAATCCTTACGTCATCAAGGAAATCGGCGGCGTGAAGATCGGCTTTATCGGTGTTGTGACCAAAGCAACGCCAAGCAAGGTTTCTCCTGCAGGCACAGCGGGCGTCCGCTTCCTGTCTCCGGAAGAAGAAGTACAGGCCATCGAGAAGTACGCCGCCGAGCTTCAAGGCAAAGGTGTGCAAACCATCGTTGTGCTGGCGCATGATCCGGCGTCTACCAAAGGCGAGGCCACAACGGGCGAAGCCGCCGATCTGGCAAGTGCGCTTCCGGCTAACTCGCCGGTTGACGTTATTGTTGCAGGCGACAATCACGCGTTTGCAAACGGCGTCGTCAACGGCAAGCTGATTATCCAGGCTTATTCTTATGGTACGGCATTTGAGGACATCAAGCTGGTTATTGATCCCACTACAGGCGATGTCAAGACGAAGTCCGCTGTCGTAACCACCACCTTCCAAGATGGTGTGACACCAGATGCGGCAACGGTTAGTCTTGTTAACAAGTACCTGAATCTGCATCCGGAGCTGACCAAGCCGGTAGGTACGACGGACGGCACGATTACCCGCACTGACGCCTACAATAATGAAACGGCCCTTGGCAACTTGATTGCTGACGCTATGATCAATGCGGATTTCGGCGATGGCAAAAAAGCGGACTTTGCTTTCATGAATCCAGGCGGCATTCGCGCAGACCTTCCGAACGGGAATGTCTCCTTCGGCGATCTGGCCAAAATCCAGCCGTTCGGTAACACGCTGGTGAAGCTGACGCTCACCGGAGCACAAATCAAGACGCTGCTGCAGCAGCAATGGGGTGTGAAGGCTGACGGATCGCCAGACACCAAAACGCTGCAAATTTCCGGTCTGAAATACACGGCTAACATGTATCTGCCAGTAGCAAACCGCATTGCCAGTCTCACCAAGACGGACGGAACACCGATTGACCCGAATCAAACGTATACGGCAGTCGTCAACAACTTCATGGCGGCAGGCGGAGACAACTATAAAGTTCTGACCGAAGCCAGCGCTTCCGTTCCTGGTCCAATCGACCTCGACGTGTTCTATGATTACATCGTGAAGACGTTCAAAGGCGGGCTGATCACATCCAAAATTGAAGGACGAATCACCAACAATCTGAAACCGTCGGAGTCTTCTAATTCTGGATCTACACCGACGCCAAGCCCGTCCGCATCGCCAAGCCCGGCGCCTTCGGCTACCCCGGCTCCAAGCGCGACACCGGCTCCTGTCGCATCTTCGGCACCGGTCTTCAAGGATCTGGGCAAAGTTGCGTGGGCGCAGGAAGCGATCAATTCCTTGGCGGCCAAAGGCATCATCAAAGGCGTGGACGGCAGTAATTTTGCACCGGCCAAACATGTTACCCGCGCGGAATTCGTTGCGATGCTGGTTCGTTCGCTGAACCTGACGAATACCGGGGCAAGCAATGCATTCAAAGATGTTAAGCAGGGTGTTTGGTACTCGGATTCTATTGCCGCAGCGGTTAAAGCTGGTATTGTAAAAGGTTCCGGTAGCGGCAAGTTCGAGCCGGGACGTGAAATTACCCGCGAAGAAATGGCGATTATGATCGTAAACGCCCTTAAAGGACAACTGCAGCCGGTAGATAAGAACTCGGTGCTGCAGAAGTTCACCGACAAGTCCAAAATTGCGCCTTACGCGCAGGAAGCAGTCGCGCAATTGACTGAGCTTGGAATTGTGAACGGTGTAGATGCAGGAAAATTCGCACCGAAGGGCATCGCCAACCGTGCTCAGGCGGCGGTTATTATCTTCCGTATGCTGGAGAAGAAGGTATCTTAATATTCTAGTATCATCAAAAGGTGTTCCGCCCGTCATCTCCGGATGGCTGCGGGACACTTTTTTTCATAATATGGGAATTTATAAGCTAAGCGCTTAGAGCATTTCATGGCAAAGAACCTCCATTTAGCAATGATGTGAAGGAAGCGGTCATTTTCACCATGCTGGGCAATGATTTCATGCACGGTATCAGCAACCATCTCCCTTCCGCCACAGGCGCGGGCCGTTCAACGGTGCTGGGAAAGCTGGCTTTGCCGTAAGTTAATGGATATGATGTTGCAATATTAAAGCTTCCGAATCGGTGTGATCAAAGCGATCGTTACTTCCAAGATCTTGGCTGCTGCCGCAACGGCAAATACTGCCCGGGGATCGGTCCATTCGGAAAGCGCAGCGCCTGTCATTGCTCCTAAAGGCATAGCAAGGCGAGTCAATACTCGTGAAAAACCAAGAACCCGCCCGATCATATCCGAGGGAATAGTCTCTTGGCGAACGGAAGTGACGATCGTATTCCAGGCTGTGTTGCAGACCGTTACGGCAAAAAAAGCAATGCCAGGAGCCAGCCAGAATTGACTGACCGAAGCAAAAACGAACCCGGCAGTTCCAATTCCCAAGAGTACCGGAATCAGCTTTCCCCGGGGGAAATGATTTTCCAGCGGAACTGCAATAATACTGCCGACAATGCCCCCAAACCCCAGCAGGGTGTAGTTTAGACTGCTCTGCTGCGCGTTAAGATGAAGTGTGTTCAACAGATAGAACATCAGCACGCCGAAGGCTGCACTGTACCCGAAGTTTCCGATCATCGCTTGAAAAGAGAAGGATAGATTGATTTTGGAATGAATCAGCCAGCGGAATCCTTCACCAATGTCTTTGAAAATCTGCGAAAGGCTTGTCCGTGACTTGGATTTATTGAAACTGGGCATGACCATTAAGACAATAAGAGTTCCTGCGAATGAAACGGCATCTAACCAAAGCGAATGGAACCCGCCGATGGAAATAATCAATGCACCTGCAAGCAGCGGTCCCGCCAGCTCCGCAATTTGATTGGTCAACTGGTAGGAAGCATTGGCGCGGGTTAGCTGCTTGGGTGCCAATGCGGGAATGATGGCTACAGTGGATACATCAAACATGAGAGAAAGTATAGTCAGTACGAATGAGATTGCATAAAGCTCCCAAAGCTGCAGCAGGCCTGCGAAGTGAAGGAGAGGAATCAAGGCGACGAGCAGTGCTCTCGAAATATCGGTAAAGATCATAAGCTTTTTACGCTCCCAGCGGTCAACCAGACTTCCTGCTATCGGACCAAACAGGACAATCGGCAGTACGCTTACCGCATACATGGAACCCATGACAATACTGGATTGAGTTAATTTGTAGGAGATCCACGGAATAGCGAAAGTAAATAAAGAATCTCCCAATCTAGATATGAACATTCCTATTAAAAAACGGATATAGGGGAGAGGCAGCTGAAACAGTGCGGGAGCGGAAACTGTCTGTTCATCCGGATTGGGCTGTGGCGATGGAACCGAACTTGAATTTGTCATGAGTACCTCTTTCACCTTTTGAAAATTATATTATAATAATTGTTATATGAAGCTATTATCTATTGAACTATATAATATGATGATTTGAAAGGACGAAATTCATGAGTAACATGATTGAAAAAGATGAATTTGATTCGCAGTTTTGTAATGTAAAATATATAACTGAGGATAATATAGTTCTTCTCACATGGAAAAAACTTTGCTGCTATGATGACTATAGAAATCCAACAACATTTGCATTAGACCTATTGAAGAAGCATTCTAACAGTAATTTTGTTGTAGATGCAAGAAATGGATTTGAGGATGAAAAGGACGATGTTCACTGGGGTTTTTCAGTATTGTTACCAGCCATGTCAAGAACAGATTGTAAGATCGTTGTGTTTATTATGGAAGAAATAAATGAAATTGAAGAAGAGATGGACATGTGGACCAAAGAATTTATGAAATATTTTACGGTGAAAAAAGTTGTAAGATATGCAGAGGCCGTTAAGTATATTGCAGGACAATAATGAATACATACCCTTTGCAAAAAAAAGCCATCCCACTCGTAGATAATTCTACAATGGGACAGCCGCTTTCGTAAATGTTATTACCTAAACCCACTCCACGATTTGCTCGATCGATTGTCTTGTTTTTGGACGAGGATCTTGAAGACGGTAGCCGAATGCAACCATGCAGGCGATCCCGAAATTCCCCTTCAGGATTCCTTCTTCTTTCAGAATTTGCTCTGCTTTTTCTTTGTCGAACCCTTCGATCGGGCAGGAGTCGATTCCGATTTGTGCGGCGGCAGTCATCATATTGCCCAAAGCGATATATGTTTGTCGGGCGCCCCATTCAAAAGTAACTCTTTCGTTATCCAGCAGCTTGAAATCATTTTCTTGGAAGTTATGATAGGCTTTCCCTTTACCCTCCTGAACTTCCACTGGAAGCAGTTGAACTTCTTTCATCATCCGTTGGATATGTGCGGAATCTGCAACCATGTCGGCTTTGGTGCGGGAGAGAGCGATCACGAAATGGCTCGATGTCGGCAATTGCTTTTGGGCTCCCCATGTTACCGGAAGCAGCTTCTCACGGATAGCCGGGTTTTGGAGGACGACAAATTTCCAAGGCTCAAACCCGAACGAGCTTGGGGATAGACGCCCGGTTTCCAGAATAAAGTCAAAGTCGGCATCGCTTATTTTTTTTGTTTCGTCGAACACCTTACAAGCATGCCGAAATTGATAGGCTTCAATAATTTGATCTTTTACATTTTGCATAGGGAAGTACCTGCCTTTTCATGTATTTATTCGTAACTTACATACAAATTGTAATACATAAGTATAAACAATCATAGTACGCACATTAATGTTGTATAGTATCTTTTTATATACCATGAGCTCCTCAGTACGGCTGCCCGATTCTAAACAGGCATCAATTCCTGTACCACTTAAGATGGTGACAGGTTTTGAACCGGCGACCACTTGCTCCCGACTAAAATATTATTTTAAGCCGCACCTTACCACCCGATCACTTTAAAGACTCTACGGATAGACCTTCCAAAGAGCAGTATTTTCTGGAAATTACCACTAAATGTAATTAGAATTACACATATGATGATAATTGTATTTTTATTATATAGATATTGCATATTTATTAGACGAATGTATGGTATTCATGATTTCTAATAACTATAAAAAAATGTAAAGTGAGGCTAGGTATCATGGGATTTAAACTGGACAGAAGCCGAATGTTACATATTATATTTTATTTGTTGTTTGCTGCGTACGCATTATTCGCCATAAATATTATACTGTTCAAGACCATTCCTTTAAGGGCTATATTTGCTGCCCAACCAGTATCATTAAGAAGTATAAATATCATACCTTTTCACACGATTGGTGTTTATTTCACCGAATCCATGGACATTGAGAGAGCACTCACAAATATATTTGGCAATATTGTTATTTTTGTTCCTTTGGGAATTTTTGTATCATACATAGGCATGAAACGGTCGTTAGGTTTTAAGGCTTGCATTCTTTTGATGACCACTCTGTCATTTGAAATTCTTCAGTATGTTTTTGCTTTGGGCAGCAGCGATGTGGACGATATTCTTTTGAACTTCACGGGAGGGTTAATTGGCATAGCAGTATATGTTGTATTGAGTAAGATCATTCACTCCCCAAAACACCTCCTGATGGCCATAGTTGGCTTTTTTCTCTTAGCGGGAATCAGCGGGATAATGGTAATCTGGGTGGCTGACCGCAGTTTACTACCTTTTGCAGCTACTGAGATGGTATACGTAGATAAAAATAAGCAACTGATTGCTGGGCTGGACGAGAGAACAGCCGATCTATTTGGCGATTTGGTATCCGTTAAGGCGGGTGCGATCACTGTATATAGGAATCCCAAATATAATGTTACACTGGAAACACCTCAAACATCGGAAACCAGAGATGAATATAGCAGTATACCCTACGATGCCTCAACTAAAATTATCATCAGGCATATTAGTTCCGTTAAAGATCAGCTCATAAGTAGATATGATGAGGGAACAGCCTCTGGCTTGGCTTCTATTCTGGATTCAACAGATATCGTTCCTACAGTTAGAGTCTGGCTCCCAAGTGACAATAAACAAGCTGCCCAGACGCTGCTCATAAGTTTCATGGATTGAAAAATGCTGTACTAATATGAACTCCTCGTACCGCAGGCTAAGAGACGTCTTTCCATGAATCTATGGGAAGCGTCTCTTTTATTGCCGCGTTGACCCACATTCTGGGCTTGGCTTTTCTCTCTGGTCCCTAAAACCTGGACTCCCTATTCAGGCATCCGCTTCTGCTCTATTACCCAAACACCAACTCCCCAAAAAAACCGGCTCAGATGATAATCAGGCGAGGCGGAATCGACCCGGTTCCAGCAACCGTAATGGGGGAGCGGCGTTTCGTCTCCGCATTTATAGAAATTGCCTCGAAAGACTCGGCCGGATTCGGTCCCGAAGCCGGGAAACCGGCTCTGCATCCACTTGAAAGGAATAGCAAATGCCAGCTCCCAGTACGTATCCCCGCTATGTTCATCAATCCGGTTAAGCGCTGTTTCGATTTGAAAGATCGCCGGAGAATCCGCAAGGGTTGTCCGGTTTTCTCTTGTTTCACCCATTTGCAGCAGGAGCACGCCGGCCGCGTTAAACTCGAAGTTAAGATAACGCGAGTCGGAGCCGGGAAGCGGCTGCATGAAAAATTCGGCACAGCTGTCCGTGTAGACCGGGTCATTTTGCTTCTTATACCGAAAGAGCGGATCTTTTTCATATACCTTGAACTGGATGTGTAGTACAGCCGGACCTCGACCTTGGGAGTGTAGCCGTTGTCAAGCCAAAGATACCGGTCCATGGCAAGCGGGGTAATATCCTTCCAATCAGTTGAATCGGTATATTGTGCAATCGGATACGAGCGGGGGGAAATGCCCTCCTGAGCCGAAAACGTCCAATTATTTCCTGAATGCGGTCATCCATGACAAGCCCGTTGACGTCTGCACGCCCGAAAGCGCGGCGGAATCGCTGGAAGTCGTGGAAGCGGAGATCAAATCGGCGGATGCCCAAGGGGAATGGGTGAAGCTTCTTAGGTAAGACGAGAGCTGGCCGAAAGAGAGCCGAGCTTTGATGTGGGAGAGCTCTGTAAAGAATTTATAAGTTTCGGGGTCCCCGCAAAGTATTTGGAATCCGTTCTCGCTGGGCATCGATCTTGTCCTGCATTCCATAAGTAAATTTATCGGCGGGCACAGCGATGCAATCGGCGAGAGTCGCCATCGGCTCGAAGGAACTGATCGGGCGGATCAATGAGAGCGAGTATTTGCTGCTTGGCGGAGTCATGACTCCCCACACCGCTTCGCTGACCATGCGCGGACTGCGCACGCTGCCGCTTCGCATGGAGCGGTTCGAGAAGAACGGACTGCAAGTGGCTGAAGCAATGGAACAGCTCCCGCATGTCCTCAAAGTCCATCATCCGGGCCTGCCTTCGCATCCGCAATATGAGCTGGGCAAGGAGCAGATGTCCGGGTACAGCAGCTTGTTCGCATTTGAGACGGACCTGCCGGTCGATGTGATCAAAAAATGGGCGGATCACCTGGAATATTTCCGGATCGGCGTAAGCTGGGGCGGGTACGAAAGTCTGGTGACCGTTCCAGCTCTGCCGGAAGGCTATGAATCGGTATCCGGACCGGTTGTCCGGTTATATGTCGGCCTGGAAGATCTGGAGCTGCTGATCGAGGATATTAAGCAGGCTTTTGAGAAGGTGACTTGCGGGGACGAGCATTAATCTGTATTTTATCCGAAACATCCATCTAAATCATTAAAGGCACTCCGCCCATGAGTACGAAGTGCCTTTAACCCCTCCGGAAGAATCCTTAATTATAATAAGTAACAGTAGGAGCCGGTTCCGAACCACTTGAGTACCAAACATTTAAGTTGCTGGCAAAGTCGATGACTTTGTTGGTATTCAAGTCATAGACGAGAATGTCGGGATCTCCAGCCGCATCTATGAAATCAAGACGCCGGGGAGTTGTTCTTCCTGTGCTGTCAACGAAAGACATGTAATGATAAGTAGGCGGGCCTGACCGGAACTCGGATTCAAAATACGTAAACAGCGTATCTTCTTTCAATACGATGAGAACTGCATTATTGGAGCTGGCATAATGGGACGAATAATTGACCGGAGTGGTAACCGACGCAACCCGCGCATCGGAAATCCTATGATTTCGTGTCGAATAATTACCGTCCCAAGAAAAAGTATAATTCCGTTCCCAATTTAATTGAGGATTGGTATTCGCGGCGGGCGTCGTGTTGGCAATATAATTGCCGTTCAGTAACACATCGTTATTGGGATATTCCATGACTACATATAAAAGGGAGGTTGAGTAGGACATTACACTTGCTGCATAAGTTGGGTCCGAAGGGTTGGCGGCGTTCATATGGATACTGTAATCCGTTTCCACCGTTCCGGTGGAAGTGACCCGCAGTCCCCAGTCACCGGCACTTAAATCCGTAGCGAACTTTATCGAACCCGGGGAGCCCCAGAAATTCGTAGAAGTAGCCGTGCCAGTGCTCCAATCGATCGAATAAAGCTCAACTCTATAATCCGGATTGCTGGATTTGATCTCAAAGAGAATACTTCTATCGGTCGGAACATTAAAAAACCAGAAATCGGTCGGATCAGCAGCCGTAAGAGAATCATTAAAATTCATCAAATCGCCAGTTACATTATAATTCGACATAGTGGAGAATTCAGGTTGTTTAGGACGGCTTACCTTAATAGCATCCGCTTTGTCAATTTTAATTGGATCAGCTGTAAGTCCAGCTCCGTTAATATTAAGCTCCAGGCCGGGATTAATCGTTGAGGAGTCTTGTGAAGCAGGCTCTGCGGATGCCGAAACGTTAAAAGCGCCAAATGTAAAGAGTAGAAGCAAAACTAAGATCAAGGAACATCTACAATAGATTTTCAATTGTCATCTTCCTTTTCTTAAGTATTATATTTACAAACGTCCTGTCAAGCAGCCCCTACAGCTATGAAACACGATTTTGGATGCCTCCTTACAAAAATTAGGCTGACTACTTCAGGTATGTGTAAATATCAAATAAACCCATAATTTACATTATATTTTAATTTACTTACAGCTTATAACGAAGATGGTTATTAGTAAGTGAAAAAAGTTACTGACTATATGGATTTATCTCTCTATGGAGCAGAGTTGGGTTCGGTCAAGATATCGCAAAAAAAACAAAAGCCGGCAAAGTGATTTGCCAGCTTAAGGTGTGGATTATATACTGTTCGGATGTCCCGATCTTACTTCACACAAATCGCTACCGAATCCATTGACCGGAGCATTCGCCTTGAATGCCATGCTTACGGTCGTAAACCACTTTTCCCCGGCTTAGGGTCATTTGCACGGCGCACTTCAGTGTATGCCCAATATAAAGGCTGTGCGGATGTTTGGACAGCAAATCTTCCTGTTCAACTGTTCGTTCCAGATTCATATCCAACAGGACCAAATCGGAGTCAAAACCGACAGAAATGGCCCCCTTATGAGGATATAACCCAAACCGCATCGCCGGATTCGTGGATAGATATTTGGCGATTTGCGGCAGCGGCATGTTCCTGTTCAGATGAGCTTCGGTCACCATGGCCTCCAAGGAGAACTGGCCTCCTGAAATCCCGCCCCAAACTTCAAACATATTATCCGGATGATCAAATTTCATAAAGGATAGACAAGGAGAGTGATCCGAGGTAATCATATCGATTTTTCCACTCCCGAGCTTCTCCCATAATTGTTCCTTGGCTTGATCGTCCCGCAGCGGCGGGGCGCATTTGGCGGAAGGGCCGATCCGTTCAAAATCATCGTCTGTGAACA is a genomic window of Paenibacillus durus ATCC 35681 containing:
- a CDS encoding MFS transporter, giving the protein MTNSSSVPSPQPNPDEQTVSAPALFQLPLPYIRFLIGMFISRLGDSLFTFAIPWISYKLTQSSIVMGSMYAVSVLPIVLFGPIAGSLVDRWERKKLMIFTDISRALLVALIPLLHFAGLLQLWELYAISFVLTILSLMFDVSTVAIIPALAPKQLTRANASYQLTNQIAELAGPLLAGALIISIGGFHSLWLDAVSFAGTLIVLMVMPSFNKSKSRTSLSQIFKDIGEGFRWLIHSKINLSFSFQAMIGNFGYSAAFGVLMFYLLNTLHLNAQQSSLNYTLLGFGGIVGSIIAVPLENHFPRGKLIPVLLGIGTAGFVFASVSQFWLAPGIAFFAVTVCNTAWNTIVTSVRQETIPSDMIGRVLGFSRVLTRLAMPLGAMTGAALSEWTDPRAVFAVAAAAKILEVTIALITPIRKL
- a CDS encoding VanZ family protein, which encodes MGFKLDRSRMLHIIFYLLFAAYALFAINIILFKTIPLRAIFAAQPVSLRSINIIPFHTIGVYFTESMDIERALTNIFGNIVIFVPLGIFVSYIGMKRSLGFKACILLMTTLSFEILQYVFALGSSDVDDILLNFTGGLIGIAVYVVLSKIIHSPKHLLMAIVGFFLLAGISGIMVIWVADRSLLPFAATEMVYVDKNKQLIAGLDERTADLFGDLVSVKAGAITVYRNPKYNVTLETPQTSETRDEYSSIPYDASTKIIIRHISSVKDQLISRYDEGTASGLASILDSTDIVPTVRVWLPSDNKQAAQTLLISFMD
- a CDS encoding NAD(P)H-dependent oxidoreductase, producing MQNVKDQIIEAYQFRHACKVFDETKKISDADFDFILETGRLSPSSFGFEPWKFVVLQNPAIREKLLPVTWGAQKQLPTSSHFVIALSRTKADMVADSAHIQRMMKEVQLLPVEVQEGKGKAYHNFQENDFKLLDNERVTFEWGARQTYIALGNMMTAAAQIGIDSCPIEGFDKEKAEQILKEEGILKGNFGIACMVAFGYRLQDPRPKTRQSIEQIVEWV
- a CDS encoding bifunctional 2',3'-cyclic-nucleotide 2'-phosphodiesterase/3'-nucleotidase — encoded protein: MMWKKRWNKPLASVLATAVLSAQVLGGFVAGAFWSTDKAEAADAGGSSLPLIDLRLMSTTDVHTNVYGWDYFKNATSSSVGLARTATLINTARSEQPNNLLLDNGDLIQGTPLGTYEAKIEPVTQSVYDSKPHPMIAAMNILGYDAATFGNHEFNYGLDFLDRVVNGSSTDAANTKANFPYINANIYKPDGVTNYFKPYELITKTVKDTSGQDQTIKVGLLGLVTPQIMDWDKANLEGKVVTKGIVETAEKFVPEIKAAGADVIVVMAHTGFDAAAAGPNAENAISELSQVPGIDAITFSHTHKVFPTNWDTTKLDASFIDPATKQPYSYIDNVNGHIHGVPAVQAGYGGGYLGLIDLKITKDGSGKWVVDKTASKASTRSAKDVPEDPAILATVGGDHQATIDYTGTPLGTTTAPMNSYFALVQDDPTVQIVTYSQKRYVENLINTDPSLAPYKGLPILSVGAPFKAGRNGPGEYTSIDAGPLTIRSASDLYLYDNTLKVIKVKGSVVKEWLEMSAGAFNRIKPAISTPQPLLNPKFAVFNFDVIDGIKYKIDVTKNAKYNTDGTINDPTSSRVVEVTYNDQPLDLNQDFIVVTNNYRASGGGNFPGVKGSTMIMDTQTENRQVLMDYIKEAGAIDPTADNNWSLAPIKGNVNVTFTSSPDAKNVLPGNITYGGAQDSKGFGIYNLNLKETVPAPTEDVEVHLIGINDFHGQLDTTSVVSGKNVGTAAVLSTYLKQARAKYTNSLLFHNGDSVGASAPVSSLERDEPTIEWMNLMGFDVGSLGNHEFDQGVEALKTQLYGGADPKNNKVVHGGTDFDYVNANAVDSKTGTPIINPYVIKEIGGVKIGFIGVVTKATPSKVSPAGTAGVRFLSPEEEVQAIEKYAAELQGKGVQTIVVLAHDPASTKGEATTGEAADLASALPANSPVDVIVAGDNHAFANGVVNGKLIIQAYSYGTAFEDIKLVIDPTTGDVKTKSAVVTTTFQDGVTPDAATVSLVNKYLNLHPELTKPVGTTDGTITRTDAYNNETALGNLIADAMINADFGDGKKADFAFMNPGGIRADLPNGNVSFGDLAKIQPFGNTLVKLTLTGAQIKTLLQQQWGVKADGSPDTKTLQISGLKYTANMYLPVANRIASLTKTDGTPIDPNQTYTAVVNNFMAAGGDNYKVLTEASASVPGPIDLDVFYDYIVKTFKGGLITSKIEGRITNNLKPSESSNSGSTPTPSPSASPSPAPSATPAPSATPAPVASSAPVFKDLGKVAWAQEAINSLAAKGIIKGVDGSNFAPAKHVTRAEFVAMLVRSLNLTNTGASNAFKDVKQGVWYSDSIAAAVKAGIVKGSGSGKFEPGREITREEMAIMIVNALKGQLQPVDKNSVLQKFTDKSKIAPYAQEAVAQLTELGIVNGVDAGKFAPKGIANRAQAAVIIFRMLEKKVS
- a CDS encoding PLP-dependent transferase, with product MWNPFSLGIDLVLHSISKFIGGHSDAIGESRHRLEGTDRADQ
- a CDS encoding carbohydrate-binding family 9-like protein; translated protein: MQFKVYEKDPLFRYKKQNDPVYTDSCAEFFMQPLPGSDSRYLNFEFNAAGVLLLQMGETRENRTTLADSPAIFQIETALNRIDEHSGDTYWELAFAIPFKWMQSRFPGFGTESGRVFRGNFYKCGDETPLPHYGCWNRVDSASPDYHLSRFFWGVGVWVIEQKRMPE